A window of the Juglans microcarpa x Juglans regia isolate MS1-56 chromosome 5D, Jm3101_v1.0, whole genome shotgun sequence genome harbors these coding sequences:
- the LOC121265829 gene encoding glutathione S-transferase T3-like, whose translation MGTQIDDDPFFTTLLQGRGEDCNSTATQHSNVVLQSTFNDGEKRHPPKKVQRGASFTAKKDNLLVSTWFNISIDAINVSLMNRWSSIQKCTNKFCAFLAQVESLHPSGATEQDKAKILYKEMEKSNFTMEHCWCLLRHQSKWQQHISTLGTRRRPQGEVAIDTVGENMEVFAEGPLGQKYEKERERKQKSMEGKESKISISLAKMIKDRATTMEERRNAALKADKKSEKVFELKKKKFELEKKKFEDLNETVLLDLNGTVLLDLNGTMSSVQLDS comes from the exons AGGAGAGGATTGTAATAGCACCGCAACGCAACATTCTAATGTTGTGCTCCAATCAACATTCAATGACGGTGAAAAGAGGCATCCtccaaaaaaagttcaaaggGGTGCATCTTTCACTGCAAAGAAGGATAACCTTCTCGTCTCAACTTGGTTCAATATTAGTATCGATGCAATAAATG TTTCTTTGATGAATCGGTGGTCCTCGATTCAGAAATgcacaaataagttttgtgcatttttagcACAAGTAGAGTCATTGCATCCGAGTGGTGCAAcggagcaagacaag gctaaaattttgtataaagaGATGGAGAAGAGTAACTTCACAATGGAGCACTGTTGGTGTCTTTTGAGACACCAATCAAAATGGCAACAACACATCTCCACCCTTGGGACGAGGAGAAGGCCACAAGGTGAAGTTGCTATTGACACGGTGGGGGAGAACATGGAGGTTTTTGCTGAGGGACCTCTAGGCCAAAAAtatgagaaagaaagggagaggaagcaGAAGTCGATGGAAGGCAAAGAGTCTAAGATCAGCATTTCCTTAGCTAAAATGATCAAGGATAGAGCCACGACCATGGAAGAGCGGAGAAATGCTGCGTTGAAGGCAGATAAAAAAAGCGAGAAAGTATTtgaactaaagaagaagaagtttgaactagagaagaagaaatttgaag ACTTGAATGAGACTGTGTTGCTGGACTTGAATGGGACTGTGTTGCTGGACTTGAATGGGACTATGTCAAGTGTGCAATTAGATAGTTGA